AGCAGAATCTCTAAGTTTCAAGGGaaaaagaatgatgatgaaTTGCcgttaaaataactaaaaagccATTTGTCAGTTGACTTTCTTAAGGTCCTGGTCATGAAGCGGCAGTGTTGAGAAATTATTGCACTAATGCAGGCTTGCAGAGGACTGGGAAGAGCTGCAGATTAAGGTGGATTAATTACTTGAGACCAGGACTGAAAAGAGGGACGTTTTCTACAGAGGAAGAAGAGTCAATCCTGACCCTTCATCGCATGTTAGGCAACAAGTAAGTaggattcattaaaaataatgactCTTATGGCCTTAAGGACCACTCTTAACACCTTTCTGCTATTAGGTGGGATGCCCCTTCAATGAGAATTAATAAGTAGGAGAGTAGGAATTGGATGATCATGGACATTTTaggtcaaataataaaaatttacaagAAATTCTGATAATATAGATTATTGCAAAGATGCTAGCCTAGCATGTATTCTTTGAATTGTCTGGCAAGTGCCTCCACCAAATCAAGCCACGTTTTGTTTTGATGATACTCGACAGGAACTTTTTTACAACCAGATTACATACCATTGTAGGTCAACTTGTAGTTTGAAACCTTTACAATGATGCAAGGAAACTAGAATATGATTCCATTTAAGATCCTTGAATTCATTGCGCGGAAGAACCATAGGATTTGTGTTTCTGAATTTGTCATAACCACTGCATTATTACCTTCCTTTGTATTCATAGAGAGGAACTGATATATGGAGACAATCTGTTTTTGGAATGACTAGGTGGTCTCAAATTGCACAGCATTTGCCTGGAAGAACAGACAACGAGATAAAGAACCATTGGCATTCctatttgaagaaaaagttgTTCAAAGCTGAAGGAATGGAATCTCCTAATAAGACTCAATCTGCCACCTCAGACTCAGACAATATGGATCTTTCACGCTCTCCCAAAAGGCTTAAAATGCAAAGTCCTGAATCATCAATGAATATGGAAAATCCATCAACTGATATCGACCGGCCGGTACTTCCACGGATGTTTGACTCTCTTAAAGAACCTAACAGAAGCTCCTTATTACCAAAGGTTATGTTTGCTGAGTGGCTCTCACTTGACAGCTTTGCCACTTCAGGTGAGCCTGTGGTTTCAAAGAGTACATTCGATCATAATCCAAGCTTCCAAGACACTAGTTTCATGCATGATTACTTACTGGAAGAAGGAGCATTTGGTGGCGACTATCAAAATTCTCTAAGCGATGGTTCGAGCGGCGACATTTTTAGTTCAGAATTCAAATTTGAAAGCCAGAGTCCAGGAAATGAGTTTGATTTTAGCTCTGGAGAGGATTTATGTAGTGAATTCAACTTGAGTAATATTGGTGATGTGATGTACATATGAGGGCTTAGTTCCCAAAAGCAACTGCAAGGAAGAATAACTTCTgattatacaaaaaaagaagaaaaaagaagaagattgataCTCAAAAAAGAAGGCCTGCAGGAAAAGAATTTGTAGCTAGGCAGGCCCCTTCCAGTTCTTTCCTCAAAACCAGGCGTGTGGATAATGTATTAGGGTTTAGCAATTGTTGAGTTTGTGGTTATTCTTCCATGGAGTTGCTTTTGGAGGCACCTTGATTGTTTCAAGAATAAAGAATATGTCAATTTCTTGTCTCTTGACGATGCAAGTTCTGTTTAGTTGGTGTCTCGAGATAGAAGGTACATATACAAGAAGACAAAAGCATGTTTGGTTAGAGGACATAAACTTCTCAAGCTATCCCTCTGGATCTCCCTGTTCCAAGAGGTACATGGATATGTCTCCtctatctttgttttttctgtctCAAGACAGTAACAAAACGCTACCTTAAACATTTGATGAACAAACGCGTGCAAGAAGAGAATAATCCATGTTATTGAAAGGGTTTATATCCATTGACTTTTGATAAATTCAGAACTAAAAATTCAATACCGGCACTAATGCCAGCACAGGCGTAGGGCTGTAGATGGAGGAATCAAAGTTTTTCTGCCTAATCCTGGGATTTATTAACGTGCATTGGAGATTAGAACGAATATAATATTCCTAAGTAGGTACTGACTCGCATTGATTAGTGTTCAAGTTCACATAGAAGATGATGATTCATAGTATTACATAATCAAGCACAAGACAATTTTCTgtgcataaataaaatatttacagaCATTGATGGATCATTTTATAAACGGACATTGTCCTCTAAGATTtctgatgatgattttttttttcat
The genomic region above belongs to Populus alba chromosome 12, ASM523922v2, whole genome shotgun sequence and contains:
- the LOC118060511 gene encoding transcription factor LAF1, with product MGCKSSDKPKLRHRKGLWSPEEDQRLRSYVFQHGHGCWSSVPINAGLQRTGKSCRLRWINYLRPGLKRGTFSTEEEESILTLHRMLGNKWSQIAQHLPGRTDNEIKNHWHSYLKKKLFKAEGMESPNKTQSATSDSDNMDLSRSPKRLKMQSPESSMNMENPSTDIDRPVLPRMFDSLKEPNRSSLLPKVMFAEWLSLDSFATSGEPVVSKSTFDHNPSFQDTSFMHDYLLEEGAFGGDYQNSLSDGSSGDIFSSEFKFESQSPGNEFDFSSGEDLCSEFNLSNIGDVMYI